A section of the Streptomyces sp. CG1 genome encodes:
- a CDS encoding antibiotic biosynthesis monooxygenase → MNTQKNVAAAATAIIGQKVLPGREQEFQKWQEDLNAAAAYYPGFLGAEVSPPTPLQPDWVVVYRFDSVAHLQAWINSATRQTYLDVGAKYFDGPATQQVVSSGTQSLDPLVTVVVTHRVQPDQIDDFLAWQHHMVEEESKFDGFRGTELFRPIEGLQEEWTTLYRYDSAEHLDAWLTSRQRQEVLAEGEKFSDFRLHTIDNSFGSWFAFEGNGKAAPPPPSETRTSLAVWVGLYPTVVLLTLALFPLHMPLWIGLLVGNLLSSFVMSFFTMPYYVNPLLGRWLRPPPDAPAARTYFRGLGIVVVAMAFWAALFYLVTVRFWTLP, encoded by the coding sequence ATGAACACCCAGAAGAACGTAGCCGCCGCGGCGACCGCGATCATAGGCCAGAAGGTCCTTCCCGGGAGGGAGCAGGAGTTCCAGAAGTGGCAGGAGGACCTCAACGCCGCGGCCGCCTACTACCCCGGTTTCCTCGGCGCCGAGGTCTCCCCGCCGACACCGCTGCAGCCCGACTGGGTCGTCGTGTACCGGTTCGACTCGGTGGCGCATCTGCAGGCGTGGATCAACAGCGCGACCAGGCAGACGTATCTCGACGTCGGCGCCAAGTACTTCGACGGTCCGGCGACCCAGCAGGTGGTCAGCAGTGGCACCCAGTCGCTGGATCCGCTGGTCACCGTGGTGGTCACCCACCGTGTACAACCGGACCAGATAGACGACTTCCTCGCCTGGCAGCACCATATGGTCGAGGAGGAGAGCAAGTTCGACGGGTTTCGCGGGACCGAGCTCTTCCGCCCCATCGAGGGACTCCAGGAGGAGTGGACCACGCTGTACCGCTACGACAGCGCCGAGCACCTCGACGCCTGGCTGACGTCGCGGCAACGGCAGGAGGTTCTGGCCGAGGGCGAGAAGTTCAGCGATTTCAGACTGCACACGATCGACAACTCGTTCGGCAGCTGGTTCGCCTTCGAGGGCAACGGCAAGGCGGCACCACCGCCGCCCTCCGAGACCAGGACTTCCCTCGCCGTCTGGGTCGGCCTGTACCCGACCGTCGTACTGCTGACGCTCGCTCTGTTCCCGTTGCACATGCCGCTCTGGATCGGCCTGCTCGTGGGCAATCTGCTGTCGAGTTTCGTCATGAGTTTTTTCACCATGCCCTACTACGTGAACCCGCTGCTCGGGCGGTGGCTGCGGCCACCACCGGACGCACCCGCGGCAAGGACGTACTTCCGTGGCCTCGGCATCGTCGTGGTGGCGATGGCCTTCTGGGCCGCCCTCTTCTACCTCGTCACAGTCCGGTTCTGGACGCTGCCCTGA
- a CDS encoding zinc-dependent alcohol dehydrogenase family protein → MRALVAGKAGEPTDVLRLESRPVPTPEAGQALVRVKATPIHASDLHVLRGRYGFAPEFPSVGGHMECVGRIEALGPDTEGLKIGERVVAVAVPAVPGPRVVGTWQEYLVADTRRLLPVPDRLSDSSACQLAVNPLTALLLVTRELDVQPGEWLLQTAAGSTVGRLVIQLSRHLGIRTINVVRRRDAVEEIKALGGDEVICTEDEDLLQRMAEAAGPAGVRKAIDCVAGHVGAQVSQALAPGGEVVVYGALSTHRQTDPAALTIPLQARSVIYETKAVRGFWLNRWFGTVSPEDALRALAQVRSLVADEVLSIPQGRPFPLERFTEAISLAETPAHGTKPLFVFDDGRDKDGG, encoded by the coding sequence ATGCGTGCGCTCGTAGCCGGAAAGGCCGGCGAGCCCACCGATGTCCTGCGGCTGGAATCCCGGCCTGTTCCCACACCCGAAGCCGGTCAGGCGTTGGTACGTGTGAAGGCGACTCCGATTCATGCCAGTGATCTGCACGTGCTGCGTGGCCGCTATGGTTTCGCCCCTGAGTTTCCCTCTGTTGGGGGCCATATGGAATGCGTGGGCCGGATTGAGGCCCTGGGCCCGGATACCGAGGGACTGAAGATCGGCGAGCGCGTGGTGGCCGTTGCAGTCCCGGCGGTACCCGGGCCCCGTGTGGTCGGCACTTGGCAGGAATACCTTGTTGCCGATACACGAAGGCTTCTGCCGGTCCCCGACCGTCTGAGCGACTCCAGCGCCTGTCAACTCGCCGTCAACCCGCTGACCGCGCTGCTCCTCGTGACTCGCGAACTGGACGTACAGCCGGGTGAATGGTTGTTGCAGACGGCCGCGGGCTCCACCGTCGGCCGGCTCGTCATTCAGCTGTCCAGGCATCTGGGTATTCGCACGATCAATGTCGTGCGGCGGCGCGATGCCGTTGAGGAGATCAAAGCGCTTGGTGGTGACGAGGTCATTTGCACTGAGGACGAGGACCTGTTGCAACGTATGGCCGAGGCAGCAGGACCGGCCGGCGTGCGCAAGGCCATCGACTGTGTCGCGGGCCACGTGGGAGCCCAGGTGTCCCAGGCATTGGCTCCGGGAGGAGAGGTCGTGGTCTACGGCGCACTCTCTACTCATCGGCAGACTGACCCTGCTGCGCTGACGATCCCGCTGCAGGCACGCTCGGTCATCTACGAGACCAAAGCGGTTCGTGGCTTCTGGCTGAACCGCTGGTTCGGCACTGTCTCACCTGAGGATGCGCTGCGCGCGCTGGCCCAGGTTCGCAGTCTCGTCGCTGATGAGGTGCTGAGCATCCCCCAAGGCCGGCCGTTCCCGCTCGAACGCTTCACTGAAGCCATTTCGCTTGCCGAAACACCTGCACATGGCACCAAACCACTCTTTGTCTTCGATGACGGCCGGGACAAAGACGGCGGGTAG
- a CDS encoding FAD binding domain-containing protein, whose amino-acid sequence MDLNTITEVIRRPSERPGRDWHEGDAWLAGGTWLYSTEQPDLRRLIDLTALRWEPLVLTDEGLEISATCTIRDLYAFPWPEGWTAGILFRESCEAFLSSFKVWNAATVGGNICMSLPAGPMITLTVALEAQYELWAPDGSVRFVDALDFVTGDHRNVLAPGEILRRITIPEYALRKRTAHRRFTLTRLGRSTVFLAGTQRPAANDLLLTVTAGTTRPVRVAFDSLPDARTLRRTIDAVPADVWFADPNGTPDHRRHLTRHFAEEIRRELTAGDLP is encoded by the coding sequence ATGGACCTCAACACCATCACCGAAGTAATCCGGCGACCGTCCGAGCGGCCAGGCAGGGACTGGCACGAGGGCGACGCCTGGCTCGCAGGCGGCACATGGCTCTACTCCACGGAGCAGCCGGACCTGCGAAGGCTGATCGACCTGACAGCGTTGCGTTGGGAACCTCTTGTCCTGACGGACGAGGGCCTGGAGATCAGCGCCACCTGCACCATTCGCGACCTGTACGCTTTCCCGTGGCCAGAGGGCTGGACCGCCGGAATTCTCTTCCGGGAAAGCTGCGAGGCATTCCTGTCCTCGTTCAAGGTCTGGAACGCGGCGACCGTCGGCGGAAACATCTGCATGTCCTTGCCCGCCGGCCCGATGATCACATTGACGGTCGCGCTCGAGGCGCAGTACGAACTATGGGCGCCCGATGGTTCCGTGCGCTTCGTCGACGCCCTCGATTTCGTCACGGGCGACCACCGCAACGTTCTCGCCCCCGGAGAGATCCTTCGGCGCATCACCATTCCGGAGTACGCGCTGCGCAAACGCACCGCTCACCGTCGCTTCACGCTGACCCGGCTCGGCCGTTCGACGGTGTTCCTCGCCGGCACGCAACGGCCAGCAGCGAACGACCTGCTGCTCACCGTCACCGCCGGCACCACACGGCCGGTCCGCGTCGCCTTCGACTCCCTGCCCGATGCCCGAACCCTGCGGCGGACCATCGATGCCGTCCCTGCCGACGTCTGGTTCGCCGATCCCAACGGGACCCCTGACCACCGTCGGCATCTGACCCGGCACTTCGCCGAAGAGATTCGCCGTGAACTCACGGCTGGGGACCTGCCATGA
- a CDS encoding type 2 lanthipeptide synthetase LanM family protein has protein sequence MSGTAPHQQHDKDEPPWFARPVRRIARPWRDELARRLAVVEGLDQAERDVVLEAGHNTLLTSLHAKLSRLFLIELHALRLAGGGGAAEAGADTETWAAFIEGASQDGYLDRLANRYPGAGPRTAAVARLWMTATAGFAERLAADRDLLRPLLGGPSGAVRAVSFGAGDSHRGGLTVTQVDLDGGTVMYKPRPSETDVALGALLEELFASLPDAPAPHERIRVPRTLACAGYGWAEFVRHRYCADDAELAKFYRSVGHWLAVLRFTGGTDMHAENIIADGPVPVIVDAETLFDSPVPFPPSGRGDAVDVAAAAIRRTVLRTGLLPVRGTGFALGGVDISGLGSLPGQQPLIPNPVIADAGTAAARFQVDLVAMPVAGNHPSPTPVLSMYWDRVLDGFREMTAHLRRPGTDPSKLLRRFQGAWARRILRPTQAYVDIGRMLWHPASLHDEAAAVERARDILRRNAEVLPGAPSDRAAIDGEIADLLAGDIPMFGLTVDEAAIGNTIEDWRTADLALEESVIQDALVGAYLNERSLPGRVQASARDPHVRGRERRRRALAAAMVRRLAEGAVRGDDGTATWISPVFTSASWSIRVLPADLYTGQGGVVLALAEYLSEERAGRADGVPGVDELFEGALRVLVRTEDRTPTPSPGAFSGAASQVWTWMALHRVTGQDWMLERATERASLLAPGARLVEDDIEVDLLNGVAGAVVPLLNLAGATGQDRWLDAAAHVGRRLVGQAIVDASGARWATRLNPEGIGGFAHGATGIGWALARLALGEAGSAAERRGWDDLARRAFAYQESLYQPEAANWLDARIGAEEDFFTSWCHGSAGIGVGMLDLHQRAGDPAHLDMAERAAHACAAEGFGWSHTLCHGDLGLWQFLTSLGFGTPSDLDGEILTGLEQRGPVGGLAREAFSPSLMSGLCGVLHTLLRMHYAADLPDPLVLD, from the coding sequence GTGAGCGGAACGGCACCGCACCAGCAGCATGACAAGGACGAGCCCCCATGGTTCGCCCGACCCGTGCGGCGCATCGCCCGTCCATGGCGGGACGAACTGGCCCGGAGGCTGGCCGTCGTGGAGGGCCTCGACCAGGCAGAGCGGGACGTGGTGCTGGAGGCCGGACACAACACCCTGCTGACGTCCCTGCACGCCAAGCTGTCCCGGCTCTTCCTGATCGAACTGCACGCGCTGCGTCTGGCCGGGGGCGGCGGCGCCGCCGAGGCCGGGGCCGACACGGAGACCTGGGCGGCGTTCATCGAGGGGGCCAGCCAGGACGGGTACCTCGACCGGCTGGCGAACCGGTACCCGGGCGCCGGCCCCCGGACCGCGGCTGTAGCGCGACTGTGGATGACGGCCACGGCCGGATTCGCGGAACGTCTTGCGGCCGACCGGGACCTGCTGCGTCCCCTGTTGGGAGGACCCTCGGGCGCGGTGCGTGCGGTCTCGTTCGGCGCAGGCGACAGTCATCGGGGCGGACTCACGGTCACCCAGGTCGACCTCGACGGCGGCACCGTCATGTACAAACCCCGGCCGTCCGAGACGGACGTGGCGCTCGGTGCACTGCTGGAGGAGCTGTTCGCGTCCCTCCCCGACGCCCCGGCACCGCACGAGCGCATCCGGGTGCCGCGAACGCTCGCGTGCGCCGGCTATGGATGGGCCGAATTCGTGCGCCACCGCTACTGCGCCGACGACGCCGAACTCGCCAAGTTCTACCGCAGCGTGGGCCATTGGCTCGCCGTGCTCCGCTTCACCGGCGGAACCGACATGCACGCCGAGAACATCATCGCCGACGGCCCGGTGCCGGTGATCGTGGACGCCGAGACGCTCTTCGACTCTCCCGTCCCCTTCCCGCCCAGCGGCCGCGGCGACGCGGTGGACGTGGCCGCGGCCGCCATTCGCCGTACGGTGCTGCGGACCGGGCTGCTCCCCGTGCGCGGCACCGGCTTTGCGCTCGGCGGGGTAGACATCTCCGGTCTCGGTTCGCTGCCCGGCCAGCAGCCGCTCATCCCCAACCCTGTGATCGCGGACGCCGGGACCGCGGCCGCCCGCTTCCAGGTGGACCTCGTGGCGATGCCCGTCGCAGGCAACCATCCCAGCCCGACGCCGGTGCTCAGCATGTACTGGGACCGCGTCCTCGACGGATTCCGTGAGATGACCGCACACCTGCGCCGGCCCGGAACGGACCCGTCCAAGCTGCTGCGCCGCTTCCAAGGAGCCTGGGCACGCCGCATCCTGCGGCCCACACAGGCATATGTCGACATCGGCCGGATGCTGTGGCATCCGGCGTCCCTGCATGACGAGGCGGCGGCCGTCGAGCGAGCGAGAGACATCCTGCGGCGCAACGCCGAGGTCCTGCCGGGAGCACCGTCGGACCGAGCGGCCATCGACGGTGAGATAGCCGACCTGCTGGCAGGTGACATACCGATGTTCGGTCTCACTGTGGACGAGGCTGCGATCGGGAACACTATCGAGGACTGGCGCACCGCTGACCTGGCACTGGAGGAGTCGGTGATCCAGGACGCGCTGGTGGGTGCCTACCTCAATGAGCGTTCTCTCCCCGGGCGGGTGCAGGCCTCGGCCCGTGATCCGCACGTCCGCGGCCGGGAGCGGCGCCGCCGTGCGCTGGCGGCCGCGATGGTACGGCGGCTGGCCGAGGGGGCGGTGCGTGGGGACGACGGTACGGCCACGTGGATCAGCCCGGTGTTCACCTCTGCCAGCTGGTCCATCCGCGTACTGCCTGCGGACCTGTACACAGGCCAGGGCGGCGTGGTGCTCGCTCTTGCCGAGTACCTGAGCGAGGAGCGGGCCGGGCGGGCGGACGGGGTTCCCGGTGTGGACGAGCTCTTCGAAGGGGCGTTGCGGGTGCTCGTCAGGACTGAGGACCGGACCCCCACGCCGTCCCCCGGCGCTTTCAGCGGCGCGGCATCGCAGGTGTGGACCTGGATGGCGCTGCACCGGGTGACAGGGCAGGACTGGATGCTGGAACGGGCCACGGAACGCGCTTCGCTGCTCGCGCCGGGCGCCCGGCTCGTCGAGGACGACATCGAGGTGGATCTTCTGAACGGCGTGGCCGGTGCGGTCGTACCTCTGCTGAATCTCGCGGGCGCGACCGGACAGGACCGCTGGCTGGATGCGGCCGCCCACGTCGGTCGCCGGCTCGTCGGGCAGGCCATAGTGGACGCGAGCGGTGCCCGCTGGGCCACCCGTCTCAACCCTGAAGGCATCGGCGGTTTCGCCCATGGGGCCACCGGCATCGGCTGGGCGCTGGCCCGGCTCGCTCTCGGTGAGGCCGGATCGGCCGCCGAGCGGCGCGGCTGGGACGACCTCGCGCGACGCGCTTTCGCCTACCAGGAATCGCTCTACCAGCCGGAGGCGGCCAACTGGCTCGACGCCCGCATAGGTGCCGAGGAGGACTTCTTCACGAGCTGGTGCCACGGCAGTGCGGGCATAGGCGTCGGCATGCTCGACCTCCACCAGCGGGCCGGTGACCCCGCCCATCTCGACATGGCAGAGCGGGCCGCACACGCCTGCGCCGCAGAAGGCTTCGGCTGGAGCCATACCCTGTGCCACGGCGACCTCGGCCTCTGGCAGTTCCTGACCTCACTGGGCTTCGGAACCCCTTCCGACCTCGACGGCGAGATCCTCACCGGCCTGGAACAACGTGGCCCGGTCGGCGGTCTGGCCCGCGAGGCGTTCTCCCCGAGCCTGATGTCGGGCCTCTGCGGAGTCCTCCACACCCTGCTGCGTATGCACTACGCGGCCGACCTGCCCGATCCCCTCGTCCTCGACTGA
- a CDS encoding PP2C family protein-serine/threonine phosphatase — protein MSQARHHGGDHASMRPFRNRVAGIWGSLRRYADGHLTARICALPVLVLAIVAFVDIAGGIWLPLLAAGPALAAATNGPRGVLGIGLLAAALGATLGHEHGVPTGELAAVLSALLAVTASSGLASALRGRRERVLAAVRSVAEAAQHALLQPVPETVGPFQVAVRYSAAAAEARIGGDLYALVSTPHGVRLIVGDVRGKGLPAVGTAALVLGVFREAAYDEPDLLDVVGRIERSLARNLGPDDFVTAVVAGCSQSGNLEVVNCGHAPPLLISASGDVTAVESAHPTPPLGLRALTGQAPRLQYLPFAVGDQLLLYTDGVTEARDHAREFYPLAAGVARHSSDDPARTLTALHDELLAHVGGRLHDDAALLLLRKQATDRQVPALPRSKVAF, from the coding sequence ATGAGCCAGGCCCGACACCATGGCGGCGACCACGCGTCGATGCGACCGTTCAGGAACCGTGTGGCCGGTATCTGGGGATCGCTTCGCCGGTACGCCGACGGGCACCTGACCGCCAGAATATGCGCACTGCCCGTACTGGTCCTCGCCATCGTCGCGTTCGTCGACATCGCCGGAGGGATCTGGCTCCCGCTGCTGGCGGCCGGCCCTGCGCTGGCCGCCGCCACCAACGGGCCGCGCGGCGTGCTGGGCATAGGACTCCTCGCCGCGGCGCTGGGCGCGACGCTGGGCCATGAGCACGGGGTTCCGACCGGTGAGCTGGCGGCCGTACTGTCCGCCCTACTGGCCGTCACCGCGTCCAGCGGCCTGGCCAGCGCGCTGCGTGGCCGTCGCGAACGGGTACTCGCGGCCGTCCGCTCGGTCGCCGAGGCCGCTCAGCACGCGCTGCTCCAGCCGGTCCCGGAGACCGTCGGGCCCTTCCAGGTGGCCGTCCGCTACAGCGCTGCGGCAGCCGAGGCCCGCATCGGCGGGGACCTCTACGCCTTGGTGTCCACCCCGCACGGAGTCAGGCTGATCGTCGGAGATGTGCGCGGCAAGGGGTTGCCTGCGGTGGGGACTGCCGCACTCGTGCTCGGAGTGTTCCGCGAGGCCGCCTACGACGAGCCCGACCTCCTCGACGTCGTCGGCAGGATCGAGCGGAGCCTTGCCCGCAACCTCGGCCCGGACGACTTCGTCACCGCGGTGGTCGCCGGATGTTCCCAGTCGGGGAACTTGGAGGTCGTGAACTGCGGACACGCCCCTCCGCTGCTGATATCCGCCTCGGGAGACGTCACGGCGGTGGAGTCCGCTCATCCAACTCCGCCACTCGGGCTGCGCGCCCTCACCGGACAGGCTCCCCGCCTCCAGTATCTGCCCTTCGCCGTGGGAGACCAGCTGCTGCTCTACACCGACGGGGTCACCGAGGCCCGCGATCACGCGCGCGAGTTCTATCCGCTGGCAGCAGGCGTGGCCCGCCATTCGTCCGACGACCCGGCCCGTACGCTCACCGCGCTCCATGACGAGCTGCTGGCGCATGTGGGGGGCCGGCTGCACGACGATGCCGCTCTGCTCCTGCTGCGCAAGCAAGCCACGGACAGGCAGGTTCCCGCGCTGCCCCGGTCGAAGGTCGCCTTCTAG
- a CDS encoding DUF6229 family protein, which yields MPQSSVQAHVVLDAWLTGAESAFGQVNPAGPLYVGGSAAEAALTDPSDSVYGFCSSPSGSHGSWCC from the coding sequence ATGCCCCAGAGCAGTGTGCAGGCCCACGTGGTGCTCGACGCCTGGCTGACGGGCGCCGAGAGCGCGTTCGGCCAGGTGAACCCCGCCGGCCCGCTCTACGTCGGCGGCTCCGCCGCCGAGGCCGCTCTCACCGACCCCAGCGACTCGGTGTACGGCTTCTGTTCCAGCCCGAGTGGTTCTCACGGCAGTTGGTGCTGCTGA
- a CDS encoding molybdopterin-dependent oxidoreductase — MTYIVNGRKFDREPAPGQCLRTFLRTLGHFGVKKGCDAGDCGACTVWLDGAPVHSCITPAFRADGHEVTTIEGLGRPGALHPMQRQFENAPGFQCGFCTAGMIMTSATFTEDQKADLPRALKGNLCRCTGYRAIEDAVKGVRAVETPAPGRAVGASVGAPAGHDVVTGHAEFTMDTHIDGMLHLKVLHSPHAHARILSVDKSAALAVPGVHRVYTWEDVPRKRFNTAIHTDHLVDPDDTFILDDTVRFVGQRVAAVLADTVGAAEEGCRRLAVEYEVLPAVFDPEEAMAEGAPQLHGSDDPFVRDPVHNILVELHSHIGDVDAGFAAADVIHEGMYFSPRVQHAHLETHGAIAWMEDGRLNVRTSSQSPSIAKGKLQYLFALRPDQLRVFCKRVGGGFGGKQEVIAEDLVALATLDTGRPTCLEYTREEEFTTASPRHPMTLTVKLGAKADGTLTAFQVRNVSNTGAYGNHGGETVYAGGAAVMIYRCPNKKYDAYSTYTNTVPSGALRGYGMTQPAFAVESAMDELARALHMDPLELRRRNIVRPGEPLVAMHDGPDDVIFTEDGLAKCIDLVGDALARTADRPPPGSEWLVGAGVASSLHETAPPTEHLSEAWVTLGDDLIYELAVGTPEFGEGTSTAHVQIAANQLGTTPSRIRLVQSDTDRTGFDTGAFASAGLFVAGNAVLRAANAVRDRILEFAAAHTGVHVVMCTMDDDGVLCGDRRVSLAELVALARARGIRFTAARKAYGSPRSVTSNTQGFRVAVHRVTGEIRILYSVQAADAGVIINPAQVRGQIEGGVAQGIGFALTENHHIDDNGVMVNPNLRNYRIPTYADIPRTEVLLVSSADSVGPMRAKGMAECCINPVAPALANAVHDATGVRYRALPLTPERIYGRLPAEQPVSTG; from the coding sequence ATGACCTACATCGTGAACGGCCGGAAATTCGACCGGGAACCGGCCCCGGGTCAGTGTCTTCGCACCTTCCTGCGCACACTCGGCCACTTCGGTGTCAAGAAGGGGTGCGACGCGGGCGACTGCGGCGCCTGCACGGTGTGGCTGGACGGCGCCCCCGTACACAGCTGCATCACCCCCGCCTTCCGCGCGGACGGCCACGAGGTGACCACGATCGAGGGCCTTGGACGGCCCGGCGCCCTGCATCCCATGCAGCGGCAGTTCGAGAACGCCCCGGGCTTCCAGTGCGGCTTCTGCACCGCAGGGATGATCATGACGTCGGCGACCTTCACCGAGGACCAGAAGGCGGATCTGCCACGGGCGTTGAAGGGCAACCTCTGCCGCTGCACTGGATACCGGGCGATCGAGGACGCCGTGAAGGGCGTCAGAGCCGTGGAGACGCCGGCACCGGGCAGAGCGGTCGGGGCGAGCGTCGGCGCGCCCGCGGGCCACGACGTGGTGACGGGTCATGCCGAGTTCACCATGGACACGCACATCGACGGCATGCTGCACCTCAAGGTGCTGCACTCACCCCACGCGCACGCCCGGATCCTCTCGGTCGACAAGAGCGCCGCCCTCGCGGTGCCCGGCGTGCACCGGGTCTACACCTGGGAAGACGTACCCCGTAAACGCTTCAACACAGCGATCCACACCGACCACCTGGTCGACCCGGACGACACCTTCATCCTCGACGACACGGTCCGTTTCGTCGGCCAGCGTGTCGCCGCGGTCCTGGCCGACACGGTCGGGGCGGCCGAGGAGGGCTGCCGGCGTCTCGCGGTCGAGTACGAGGTGCTGCCGGCGGTGTTCGACCCCGAGGAGGCGATGGCCGAGGGCGCACCCCAGCTGCACGGCTCCGACGATCCGTTCGTCCGTGACCCTGTCCACAACATCCTTGTCGAACTCCACTCGCACATCGGCGACGTCGACGCGGGATTCGCCGCGGCCGACGTGATTCACGAAGGCATGTACTTCTCACCGCGGGTGCAGCACGCGCATCTGGAGACCCACGGTGCGATCGCCTGGATGGAGGACGGCCGGCTGAACGTCCGTACCAGTTCGCAGTCACCGTCGATCGCCAAGGGCAAACTTCAGTACCTCTTCGCGCTGCGCCCGGACCAGCTGAGGGTGTTCTGCAAGCGCGTCGGTGGCGGCTTCGGCGGCAAACAGGAGGTGATCGCCGAGGACCTGGTCGCGCTCGCCACCCTCGACACCGGCCGGCCCACCTGTCTCGAGTACACCCGTGAGGAGGAGTTCACCACGGCCTCGCCGCGGCACCCGATGACCCTGACGGTCAAGCTCGGCGCCAAGGCCGACGGAACGCTCACCGCGTTCCAGGTACGCAACGTGTCGAACACCGGCGCCTACGGCAACCACGGCGGCGAAACGGTGTACGCGGGCGGAGCCGCCGTCATGATCTACCGCTGCCCCAACAAGAAGTACGACGCGTACTCCACCTACACGAACACCGTGCCGAGCGGGGCACTGCGCGGTTACGGGATGACGCAGCCGGCGTTCGCCGTGGAGTCGGCGATGGACGAACTGGCTCGCGCCCTGCACATGGACCCGCTCGAACTGCGCCGGCGCAACATCGTGCGGCCCGGTGAGCCCCTGGTCGCCATGCACGACGGCCCCGACGACGTGATCTTCACCGAGGACGGACTCGCCAAGTGCATCGATCTGGTGGGCGACGCCCTGGCCCGTACGGCCGACCGGCCGCCTCCCGGCTCCGAGTGGCTCGTCGGAGCCGGCGTGGCGAGTTCCCTGCACGAGACCGCGCCCCCGACGGAACACCTCTCCGAGGCCTGGGTCACCCTGGGCGATGATCTCATCTACGAACTGGCCGTCGGGACACCCGAGTTCGGGGAGGGAACCTCCACGGCTCATGTCCAGATCGCGGCCAACCAGCTGGGCACGACACCGTCGCGGATCCGTCTGGTGCAGTCCGACACCGACCGCACGGGATTCGACACCGGTGCCTTCGCGAGCGCGGGCCTCTTCGTGGCGGGCAACGCGGTCCTGCGGGCGGCCAATGCCGTGCGCGACCGCATCCTGGAGTTCGCCGCGGCGCACACGGGCGTCCACGTCGTGATGTGCACCATGGACGACGACGGTGTCCTCTGCGGGGACCGGCGGGTGTCCCTGGCCGAACTCGTCGCGCTGGCCCGGGCCCGTGGCATCCGGTTCACCGCCGCACGCAAGGCGTACGGCTCGCCCCGGAGCGTCACGTCCAACACGCAGGGATTCCGGGTCGCCGTGCACCGCGTGACGGGTGAGATACGGATCCTGTACAGCGTGCAGGCGGCGGACGCCGGCGTGATCATCAACCCGGCACAGGTCCGGGGACAGATAGAGGGTGGTGTCGCCCAGGGCATTGGCTTCGCGCTGACCGAGAACCATCACATCGACGACAACGGCGTCATGGTCAATCCGAACCTCCGCAACTACCGCATCCCCACCTACGCCGACATCCCCCGCACCGAGGTCCTCCTGGTGAGCTCGGCGGATTCGGTCGGGCCCATGCGGGCGAAGGGGATGGCGGAGTGCTGTATCAACCCGGTCGCCCCCGCGCTGGCGAACGCGGTCCACGACGCCACGGGCGTCCGCTACCGGGCGCTACCGCTGACCCCGGAACGCATTTACGGCCGACTCCCCGCGGAGCAGCCGGTGTCGACAGGTTGA
- a CDS encoding IclR family transcriptional regulator yields MGARDGPTLITSVQRAFRLLEAVSAHQNGAPAKQLARETELPLATAYHLLRTLVHDGYVRKLPDGGFVLGDRLASLHSAGRPQTLLSRVRPALAALRDELSAAVYLTFYEDGEIRVAEIVDSPHTPRVDLWVGFEDAGHATALGKCVLRELDEEARRDYLSRHHLADLTPKTITLVPELLRRIDSAPLAPAVTDLEEYALGTTCVAVPVYSGDTLGSLGVSLPTGRQARLQEIRATLLPIASRVTRSLSLTI; encoded by the coding sequence ATGGGCGCTCGGGACGGCCCCACGCTCATCACGTCCGTACAGCGGGCCTTCCGGTTGCTGGAGGCGGTGAGCGCACACCAAAACGGCGCGCCGGCGAAACAGCTGGCACGTGAGACAGAGCTGCCCCTGGCCACCGCCTATCACCTGCTGCGCACGCTGGTGCACGACGGGTACGTCCGGAAATTGCCGGACGGCGGCTTCGTCCTAGGCGACAGATTGGCTTCCCTGCACTCGGCGGGCCGCCCGCAGACGCTCCTCAGCCGCGTCCGCCCAGCGCTCGCCGCGCTGCGGGACGAGCTGTCCGCCGCCGTCTACCTCACGTTCTACGAGGATGGTGAGATCCGGGTCGCCGAGATCGTCGACAGCCCCCACACACCGCGGGTCGATCTGTGGGTGGGGTTCGAGGACGCCGGGCATGCCACCGCACTGGGCAAGTGCGTGCTGCGCGAGCTGGACGAGGAGGCTCGCCGGGATTATCTGTCCAGGCACCACCTCGCCGATCTCACGCCGAAGACCATCACCCTTGTTCCGGAGCTGCTGCGCAGGATCGACTCGGCCCCCTTGGCACCGGCGGTCACGGACCTGGAGGAGTACGCGCTCGGCACGACGTGCGTCGCCGTGCCCGTGTACAGCGGTGACACCCTCGGCTCGCTCGGTGTCTCGCTGCCGACGGGACGGCAGGCCCGGCTGCAGGAGATCCGGGCAACTCTGCTCCCGATCGCGAGCCGGGTGACCAGGAGTCTCTCGCTCACTATCTGA